One segment of Streptomyces sp. YIM 121038 DNA contains the following:
- a CDS encoding alpha-galactosidase: MIEVGEDGRTWLLSGPTSSYALRLTGRDELLHLHWGPRIALADAEALAAAPLPPERPFESRIDGHEEYPVEGGPRFVRPAFSVRGGGVRGTEWRFASAWHDEDELQLNFTDPVHHLAVLLDYRLRGDVVERYVVVMHQGPAGSPEVELLRADSATWTLPRREHWRLSQLHGRWAAESRLVRSGLTYGERVIGSRRGHTGHQHLPWVALDADGATEEHGEVYGCALAWSGSWRVAVHQLPDGAVQITGGSGHDDAGQEVLGPGTAIVTPVFAGLWSDGGFGGASRAWHAYQRAHVVPDADEVRPVLYNSWEATGFDICEDQQRDLAERAAEMGVELFVVDDAWFGRRVSDRSGLGDWTPNPERFPGGLKPLADHVRGLGMGFGIWVEPEMVNADSDLYRAHPDWVQHQPGRTRTEFRNQLVLNVAREDVREYLWEQLDALLSGAPIDYVKWDFNRCFTDPGWPGEVHPERVWSAHVHAVYDLIDRLRTAHPSVAFESCSGGGGRVDLGILARTDQVWTSDNTDPADRLAIQHGFSQVHPARVMAAWVTDSPHTQLNGRVSSLRFRFVSAMAGVLGVGGDLTRWSAAERAEARGWVELYKEIRPIVQLGELYRLRAPGEGLSAVQYVRGDEAVVLAWLRAQAYGEEPAPVRLRGLDPAAAYVCRDTGAVHRGAVLLHHGLRTGLSGDLDAAVFRLSRVAAAPSRP, encoded by the coding sequence ATGATCGAGGTCGGCGAGGACGGTCGTACCTGGCTCCTCTCGGGGCCCACCAGCAGCTACGCGCTCCGCCTCACCGGCCGTGACGAGCTGCTGCACCTGCACTGGGGCCCGCGGATCGCCCTGGCCGACGCCGAGGCCCTGGCCGCCGCGCCGCTGCCGCCCGAGCGGCCCTTCGAGTCCCGCATCGACGGGCACGAGGAGTATCCCGTCGAGGGCGGCCCCCGCTTCGTGCGGCCCGCGTTCTCGGTGCGCGGCGGCGGGGTGCGGGGCACGGAGTGGCGGTTCGCCAGTGCCTGGCACGACGAGGACGAGCTCCAGCTGAACTTCACCGACCCGGTGCACCACCTGGCGGTGCTGCTCGACTACCGGCTGCGCGGCGACGTGGTCGAGCGGTACGTGGTCGTCATGCACCAGGGGCCCGCCGGGTCCCCCGAGGTGGAGCTGCTGCGGGCCGACTCCGCGACCTGGACCCTGCCGCGCCGCGAGCACTGGCGCCTGTCCCAGCTGCACGGCCGCTGGGCCGCGGAGTCGCGCCTCGTGCGCTCCGGCCTCACGTACGGGGAGCGGGTCATCGGCAGCCGCCGCGGGCACACCGGGCACCAGCACCTGCCCTGGGTGGCGCTCGACGCCGACGGCGCCACCGAGGAGCACGGCGAGGTCTACGGCTGCGCGCTCGCCTGGTCCGGGTCGTGGCGCGTGGCGGTGCACCAGCTCCCGGACGGCGCCGTGCAGATCACGGGCGGCTCCGGCCACGACGACGCGGGGCAGGAGGTGCTCGGGCCCGGCACGGCGATCGTCACGCCCGTGTTCGCGGGCCTGTGGAGCGACGGCGGCTTCGGCGGGGCGAGCCGGGCCTGGCACGCCTACCAGCGCGCGCACGTCGTCCCGGACGCCGACGAGGTGCGGCCCGTGCTCTACAACTCCTGGGAGGCCACCGGCTTCGACATCTGTGAGGACCAGCAGCGCGACCTCGCGGAGCGGGCCGCCGAGATGGGCGTCGAGCTGTTCGTCGTCGACGACGCGTGGTTCGGCCGACGCGTCAGCGACCGGTCCGGGCTCGGCGACTGGACGCCGAACCCGGAGCGGTTTCCGGGCGGTCTGAAGCCGCTCGCGGACCACGTGCGCGGCCTGGGCATGGGGTTCGGGATCTGGGTGGAGCCGGAGATGGTGAACGCGGACAGCGACCTGTACCGCGCGCACCCCGACTGGGTGCAGCACCAGCCGGGCCGCACCCGCACGGAGTTCCGCAACCAGCTCGTCCTCAACGTCGCGCGCGAGGACGTGCGGGAGTACCTGTGGGAGCAGCTGGACGCGCTCCTCTCCGGCGCCCCGATCGACTATGTGAAGTGGGACTTCAACCGCTGCTTCACCGACCCCGGATGGCCGGGCGAGGTCCATCCCGAGCGCGTGTGGTCCGCCCACGTGCACGCCGTCTACGACCTCATCGACCGGCTGCGGACCGCGCACCCGTCCGTCGCCTTCGAGTCCTGCTCGGGCGGCGGCGGCCGGGTCGACCTCGGCATCCTCGCCCGTACGGACCAGGTGTGGACCTCGGACAACACCGACCCGGCGGACCGCCTCGCGATCCAGCACGGGTTCAGCCAGGTGCACCCCGCGCGCGTGATGGCCGCCTGGGTCACCGACAGCCCCCACACCCAGCTCAACGGGCGCGTCAGCTCCCTGCGGTTCCGGTTCGTCAGCGCCATGGCCGGGGTGCTCGGCGTCGGCGGCGACCTCACGCGGTGGAGCGCGGCGGAACGGGCCGAGGCGCGCGGCTGGGTGGAGCTGTACAAGGAGATCAGGCCGATCGTGCAGCTCGGCGAGCTGTACCGCCTTCGGGCGCCCGGCGAGGGGCTCAGCGCGGTGCAGTACGTGCGGGGCGACGAGGCCGTGGTGCTCGCCTGGCTGCGGGCCCAGGCGTACGGCGAGGAGCCCGCCCCGGTGCGGCTGCGGGGGCTCGACCCGGCGGCGGCGTACGTGTGCCGGGACACCGGCGCGGTGCACCGGGGCGCGGTCCTGCTCCACCACGGCCTGCGCACGGGCCTCAGCGGCGATCTGGACGCGGCGGTCTTCCGGCTGAGCCGGGTCGCGGCCGCCCCGTCGAGGCCCTAG